The following proteins are co-located in the Solanum pennellii chromosome 1, SPENNV200 genome:
- the LOC107004519 gene encoding putative zinc transporter At3g08650, whose translation MKNMGLRFVQVLLFFLFVSALISYVTAVSEEVSVQRVITAPLKNVRNNIIDGSGKEYGIDSVSMDGEGEWTGDNTRVSVSTVALFTLAMAAASGLGAVPFFFVELDPQWSGVCNGMAAGVMLAASFDLIQEGQEHGSGGWVVSGILAGGIFILLCKKFLEQYGEVSMLDIKGADAAKVILVVGIMTLHSFGEGAGVGVSFAGSKGLSQGILVTLAIAVHNIPEGLAVSMVLASRGVSPQKAMLWSILTSLPQPIVAVPSYMCADAFHKFLPFATGFAAGCMIWIVVAEVLPDGFKEASPSHVASAATLSVAFMEALSAVFQSFGHNYNSEDASAFLVSLLFGFGPLLGGVSLVAFALAFRLQHALLTGVACGTAFVLGVWRPLQLVLSSKMEFIPLFSLLATGFSLSHFSTSSVIKIGSRKRTSADALSAVTGLPVSGLTLQSILCCAAVALHALSEGLALGVAAPKAYGLGRHMVLPVSLHGLPRGAAVASCIYGATDSWHASLLAAALIGFMGPSSAIGAILAGIDYSGLDHLMMFACGGLLPCFGSIFKRAMSLQKQKSITGLIIGILFASICLAFTKLVCLHTPYCNSAPEAVR comes from the exons ATGAAGAATATGGGGTTGAGATTTGTGCAAGTTCTTTTATTCTTTCTGTTTGTATCAGCTTTGATTTCTTATGTCACAGCTGTATCTGAAGAAGTGAGTGTACAAAGGGTAATAACTGCTCCTCTAAAGAATGTCCGAAACAATATAATTGATGGCTCTGGTAAAGAATATGGTATCGATTCTGTCAGTATGGATGGAGAAGGTGAATGGACAGGTGATAACACCAGAGTGTCTGTTTCAACAGTTGCATTGTTCACTTTGGCAATGGCTGCTGCTAGTGGTTTGGGTGCAGTACCATTTTTCTTTGTGGAGCTGGATCCTCAATGGTCAGGAGTATGCAATGGAATGGCCGCTGGAGTGATGTTGGCGGCGAGCTTTGACCTTATTCAGGAAGGACAGGAACATGGAAGTGGTGGATGGGTTGTGTCTGGTATTTTGGCCGGTGGTATCTTCATATTGCTTTGTAAAAAG TTTCTTGAACAATATGGTGAAGTAAGTATGCTGGACATTAAGGGAGCAGATGCAGCGAAAGTCATCCTTGTTGTTGGAATTATGACACTTCACTCATTTGGGGAGGGTGCTGGTGTTGGAGTATCCTTTGCTGGCTCGAAAGGTCTTTCTCAGGGTATCTTGGTAACTCTGGCTATTGCCGTGCACAACATACCAGAGGGTTTAGCTGTGAGCATGGTTCTTGCATCAAGAGGAGTTTCTCCACAGAAGGCCATGTTATGGAGTATATTAACTTCCTTACCCCAG CCAATTGTTGCAGTACCATCATATATGTGTGCTGATGCATTTCACAAATTTCTGCCATTTGCTACTGGCTTTGCTGCTGGGTGTATGATTTGGATAGTTGTTGCTGAGGTCCTTCCTGATGGATTCAAG GAAGCCTCACCATCTCATGTTGCATCAGCTGCTACTCTTTCAGTAGCATTTATGGAAGCTCTTAGTGCTGTGTTCCAGAGTTTTGGCCACAACTACAA CTCGGAGGATGCTTCTGCCTTCCTTGTGTCTCTACTTTTCGGGTTTGGTCCACTGCTTGGCGGTGTATCTCTTGTTGCATTTGCTCTTGCTTTTCGTCTTCAGCATGCTCTCCTAACTGGTGTAGCCTGCGGCACGGCCTTCGTCCTTGGTGTATGGCGTCCTTTGCAGCTAGTCTTATCATCAAAGATGGAGTTTATCCCCCTCTTCTCTCTCCTTGCAACAGGATTCTCACTTTCCCATTTTTCAACTTCTAGTGTCATTAAAATTGGAAGTCGCAAGAGGACTTCAGCAGATGCTTTATCTGCTGTAACAGGATTGCCAGTGAGTGGTCTCACTCTTCAGTCAATTTTGTGCTGTGCTGCAGTTGCACTCCATGCACTATCAGAGGGGCTTGCTTTGGGTGTTGCTGCACCGAAAGCTTATGGACTTGGTCGGCACATGGTTCTTCCTGTCTCACTTCACGGACTCCCACGTGGTGCCGCGGTTGCTAGCTGCATTTATGGAGCAACTGACAGCTGGCATGCATCCCTTTTAGCTGCTGCTCTTATTGGCTTCATGGGTCCTTCATCTGCAATCGGAGCCATACTTGCAGGTATTGACTACAGTGGTTTGGATCACCTTATGATGTTTGCATGTGGAGGATTACTTCCATGTTTTGGGAGCATTTTCAAGAGGGCAATGAGCCTCCAAAAGCAGAAGAGCATAACAGGACTGATAATAGGCATTTTGTTTGCGAGTATTTGTCTAGCATTCACAAAGTTGGTTTGCTTGCATACGCCTTACTGCAACTCTGCACCAGAAGCTGTTAGGTGA
- the LOC107004534 gene encoding uncharacterized protein LOC107004534, which produces MVFKVSVLLLFSFLFTASAVRPAPPLEGLLPNGNFEEPPKAKDLKKKTVLQGKYALPKWEINGLVEYISGGPQPGGMYFAVAHGVHAVRLGNEASISQTIPVKKGSLYALTFGASRTCAQEEVLRVSVPPQTGDLPLQTLYSSNGGDTYAWGFYATSNVVKITFHNPGVQEDPACGPLLDAVAIKELFPPRPTRVNLVKNAGFEEGPHLLINSSHGVLLPPKQEDLTSPLPGWIIESLKAVKFLDSAHFNVPFGQAAVELLAGRESALAQIIRTVPKKVYAFTFSVGDAKNGCHGDMMVEAFAAKETFKVPFKSQGKGSFKTVSFKFTAIADRTRITFYSSFYHTKINDYGALCGPVVDEVKVTPVA; this is translated from the exons ATGGTGTTCAAAGTTTCAGTTTTGCTTCTTTTCTCATTTCTCTTCACTGCCTCTGCTGTTCGCCCAGCTCCTCCTCTTGAAG GATTACTTCCAAATGGTAATTTTGAAGAGCCACCAAAGGCAAAAGACCTCAAGAAGAAAACAGTGCTTCAAGGTAAATATGCTTTGCCCAAATGGGAGATAAATGGCTTAGTGGAGTATATTTCTGGCGGGCCACAGCCCGGTGGGATGTACTTCGCAGTCGCCCACGGTGTCCACGCTGTGAGGCTTGGGAATGAGGCTTCAATTTCTCAGACAATTCCAGTCAAGAAAGGCTCTTTGTATGCACTTACTTTTGGGGCATCAAGAACTTGTGCTCAAGAAGAGGTGTTGAGGGTGTCAGTGCCTCCTCAAACAGGAGACCTTCCTTTGCAGACCCTTTATAGCAGCAATGGTGGTGATACTTATGCTTGGGGTTTCTACGCCACCTCTAATGTTGTTAAAATTACCTTTCATAATCCTGGAGTTCAAGAGGATCCTGCTTGTGGTCCACTCTTGGATGCTGTTGCTATCAAAGAACTTTTTCCACCTCGCCCTACAAGAG TGAACTTGGTAAAAAATGCTGGTTTTGAAGAAGGACCTCACCTCTTGATAAACTCTTCACATGGAGTTCTCCTCCCTCCCAAGCAGGAAGATTTGACATCCCCACTTCCAGGATGGATCATTGAGTCACTCAAAGCAGTGAAATTCTTGGATTCAGCTCATTTCAATGTCCCGTTTGGCCAAGCTGCAGTGGAACTTCTTGCAGGGAGAGAAAGTGCTCTCGCCCAAATCATTAGGACGGTCCCTAAGAAGGTCTACGCCTTCACATTCTCTGTTGGTGATGCAAAGAACGGTTGTCATGGTGATATGATGGTTGAAGCATTTGCTGCTAAAGAAACGTTCAAAGTTCCCTTCAAATCACAAGGCAAAGGCAGCTTCAAAACTGTTAGTTTCAAGTTCACAGCTATTGCAGACAGAACCAGAATTACTTTCTACAGTTCTTTTTACCACACAAAGATCAATGACTACGGCGCTCTTTGTGGCCCTGTTGTTGATGAAGTTAAGGTGACCCCTGTTGCTTAG
- the LOC107027745 gene encoding cytochrome b5 domain-containing protein RLF isoform X2, whose amino-acid sequence MANDDDFTFCQVGAPDNQDYVDTQKIAQDISEIRIKDEPSNNDGTSQSNGAPWQGKLGNITTSKKQGTVGSLSFTVIDTSPGKQASGTSGQVASKDGGFSVPTYQKEIKPARKPVVRAKVPYEKGYSQMDWLKLTRTHPDLAGLKGQSNRRLISMDEVKEHQNAEAMWTVLKGHVYNITPYMKFHPGGAGS is encoded by the exons ATGGCTAATGATGATGATTTCACTTTTTGTCAG GTTGGAGCACCTGATAATCAAGATTATGTAGATACACAGAAGATTGCTCAAGATATTAGTGAAATTAGAATAAAAGATGAGCCCTCAAATAATGATGGTACTAGTCAAAGTAATGGTGCACCATGGCAAGGTAAATTGGGCAATATTACTACCTCAAAGAAGCAGGGAACAGTTGGTTCTTTGTCTTTCACTGTTATAGACACATCTCCAGGCAAGCAAGCAAGTGGAACTTCTGGTCAAGTGGCATCAAAAGATGGTGGATTTTCAGTCCCAACTTATCAGAAGGAAATAAAACCTGCTAGGAAGCCTGTAGTTCGAGCCAAGGTCCCCTATGAGAAGGGTTATAGTCAGATGGACTGGCTAAAGCTTACAAGAACACATCCTGACCTTGCAG GATTGAAAGGACAGTCCAACAGGAGACTTATATCAATGGATGAAGTTAAGGAACACCAAAATGCAGAAGCAATGTGGACTGTTCTTAAAGGGCATGTCTACAATATAACACCATACATGAAGTTTCACCCAGGAG GGGCTGGGAGCTGA
- the LOC107027745 gene encoding cytochrome b5 domain-containing protein RLF isoform X1: MANDDDFTFCQVGAPDNQDYVDTQKIAQDISEIRIKDEPSNNDGTSQSNGAPWQGKLGNITTSKKQGTVGSLSFTVIDTSPGKQASGTSGQVASKDGGFSVPTYQKEIKPARKPVVRAKVPYEKGYSQMDWLKLTRTHPDLAGLKGQSNRRLISMDEVKEHQNAEAMWTVLKGHVYNITPYMKFHPGGVDMLMKAVGKDCTALFNKYHAWVNAEVLMEKCLVGILDDSK; this comes from the exons ATGGCTAATGATGATGATTTCACTTTTTGTCAG GTTGGAGCACCTGATAATCAAGATTATGTAGATACACAGAAGATTGCTCAAGATATTAGTGAAATTAGAATAAAAGATGAGCCCTCAAATAATGATGGTACTAGTCAAAGTAATGGTGCACCATGGCAAGGTAAATTGGGCAATATTACTACCTCAAAGAAGCAGGGAACAGTTGGTTCTTTGTCTTTCACTGTTATAGACACATCTCCAGGCAAGCAAGCAAGTGGAACTTCTGGTCAAGTGGCATCAAAAGATGGTGGATTTTCAGTCCCAACTTATCAGAAGGAAATAAAACCTGCTAGGAAGCCTGTAGTTCGAGCCAAGGTCCCCTATGAGAAGGGTTATAGTCAGATGGACTGGCTAAAGCTTACAAGAACACATCCTGACCTTGCAG GATTGAAAGGACAGTCCAACAGGAGACTTATATCAATGGATGAAGTTAAGGAACACCAAAATGCAGAAGCAATGTGGACTGTTCTTAAAGGGCATGTCTACAATATAACACCATACATGAAGTTTCACCCAGGAG GGGTAGACATGCTGATGAAGGCCGTAGGAAAAGATTGCACGGCATTGTTTA ACAAATACCATGCTTGGGTTAATGCTGAAGTTCTAATGGAGAAATGTCTTGTGGGCATTTTGGATGACAGCAAATGA